Genomic window (Phocoena phocoena chromosome 20, mPhoPho1.1, whole genome shotgun sequence):
GGCCCCAGCCCCTGGAGCTTGCGGACCACAACCGAGGGGGCCCTTCCCAGGTAGCGGAGAAGACCGCAGTGGCAGGATCTGGCAGAGCTTTGAGACCCTGGGGCGGGGTCTGAGGGAATTTTGAGTCTGGGGTCTAAAGAGTGGGACAGAATCTGGAGGTTACATTGAGTGGGGAAGGGGCTTAGGCCTTTTGAGGCggagccaggaggaggaggggactgGAAGCCCGAAATCccagctctggggctggggccaTAGCCAGTAAATCCTGGGGCGGGCCTAGGAGGCGGTTCTGAGGCTGTGGGCGGAGCTAGGTAGCCTAATGTACGTGTGGGCGGAGCTTGAATATTCTAAGGCCGGTCTGGGGCGGAAGGCGGGGCTGGCTTCCCCTGTTAGGGTGGTGTAAGGAGTAACAGTCGCCCGAGGCGCAGCTGAATTCCAGGGGCGGGACCGAGAAGGTTTGAATCTAGGGGAGGAGCAGGGAAGGTTTTTTAGTGACTGGGTGCTTGGCTTTGTGTCCGATGACGGGCAGAAAGCATTTGGATTTTGGAGGTGAGGCTAGTAAGGGTTCTGATTTGGGGAGCGAAGCTGAAGTGCACTGGCCAGGAAGGATTCTGATTCTGGGGGCGGGTGTCGGCCTGGTTCAGAGGCGCTGTTGAGGCCAAAGGAAGAGGAATTCCGTCTGGGACAAAGGGCATGAAAAAGGGTATGAAACCTTTCTTGCTCATCCCTCCTCCCGCAATCCTCCTCAGGCTCTAATCCCCTGGACGAAGAACCCCCAGCTGGCCGGCCGGCCGGCCTTTCACTATTTCTGACCAGGGCATCCTGGACCGCCATCAGCTCTATCTGACCACTTCGGCCCGGGACTTCCAGGCCTATTCGAAGTGAGCCTGGGTCCTCCCTTGGCACCGACCCCCTGCACAGCCCCCGCATAGGCTGGTGGGACGCCGAGCCCCCCGGTGTTGGCTCCCCGTCTCTGACTCAGTAGTCTCGGCCTTCAGCTCCTGCACGCGCAGTAATCAGAAGTTCAGACCCAGCCCCTACCTTTTTTAGCGCCCTGGTATACTTAGTGTCAACTCTCAGGAACAGGAAGCCTGCAAACGGCCCAAGAAGGAGTTCTGGATCTGGGGACGTGGCCCTGAGGGTCTAGGGCGGGCTTCCTTTGGTATTTGAGTCCCCCAGATAACTCTTTTCCAAGGATGAGAAAAGTCCCAGATTCCAGGCCCTTAAATACCTCGAGGACCCAGGAATCCAGGCTCATGCTTCCTAAAGGGTCCCTGACTCCTACAAATGTGTCCTCGAGGATCTATCTAGCTGTGCCCTCCCCATCGTGCCTCCACCCCAAACCCCGACAGAAAGGAGTTGTCAGGCTACCCTCGCAAGGACTCGATGACCTCCTGGAGCTTCGGGGAGACGCCCCAGGCCTGGGGCCCCGGCCCGAAGCAGCCGCCCGGTCCGTGCTCCTCTCGGCCACTCCGGCCGCCGAAAATCCGCGTGCCCCGCACCCGTCCGGTGATGCCAGTCGTGCCGCACCGCGGGGCGCTGTCTCTGGCTCAAGAATCCTACAGCCCCCCGCTGCACCCACTCCGCCGGCTCGACCGTTTCTGCCCGCTGGAGCTGCCCTGGGGCGGCCCCCACTGGAAACCCGAGTCAGGCACCTACAGCGTGCCGCAAGCCTACAGCACCGAGAACTTCAACTACGGCAGCTTAAAGCCGGCGCTGGCCTGAGCCAGACGGGCCAGCCCCGCCCTGGACACGCCCCCCAAGCGGGGGCGGTGCTGAGCCTGGAAGACTGGGACTAGGGGTACACTGGGTGGGGCTAAGACGGGACCCCGCCCACCGGCGGGGCGGGGCGAATCTAACAGGTCCACTCGATCACGGGGGCGGGACTGAGCCTGGAAAATGTACCTTGGGGCTGTGGGCTAGAGGGTGGCACACACCCTCTGCGGCGGAAAGGGCAGAGCTTATCTCAGTCGACGACAGAGTTAAATAGCCTAAACCACGCTCTTTGCTGGGTTCAGTTCCGGCATCCTGGTTTCTGGGGGCCTGAGTGTGGAGCAGGTGGGATTCCCGCTGAATCCCTGGTGGAGGGGCGGCGCGTCTGGGtggaccccccccccacctctggtgACAGAATCCAACATCGAAGCCACCCCCCTCCTAAGAAGTCGGACTCAGTCTACCGCAGGTAGAGCAGGGTTGAGGCTTCAGCCTATAACCACTGGAGGATTGTCAGAGGGGCGGCGCTCCAGCCTCTGGCGGGCTCCCCTCAGGATGGGTAGAGGGGGGCCCACAAGGCAAGGGGCACAGCCTCCTATACCCTATTTCTTGTGCTCCCACCACGGCCTCCCTAGCACCTGGGGACTGAGTCTGTGAAGTCCGCTTCACCTTGGGCATCTCTGCTTCTTGGAGCGGAAGCCACtcagggagtggggggaggggggcgccaCTGGGCCATTCCTGCAACTCCCTGACCTTGTCTGCCTCTCGCCCCCGGGGAGATTAGTGTCCAGGTTACACCACCATGCTGCCGCCCCCAGTGGCCTTGACGCCCCCACAGCCCGCAGCTATAAGACCAGGTAAACGCGGCAGGGGAGACACCGAGGATGGAGATGCTCCAGGTAAGACCGCAGGGCCCCTGGGCCCCTTGCGACTACATCCAGGCCACggctggaaggaagagggagagtcCTGTGACCTGGCAGAGGAGGCCTCTTTCTAGAAGGGTGTGGAGAGGCAGCAAGCTTCCTGGCAGGAGGAGGGAAGCAGCTGGTGCAGGGCCTGAGGGTGGGTATCTGGGGTCCCTGGGTATGGGGATGGGAGATTCTTGAATGGAAGACCTCAGGCAGAGGAGCTGGGTCCCCGAACGTGTGTATGCAGGGCCGGGGGCTGGGTGGTAAGGACTCGGGGCGGAGGGCTCGGGCTGGCCCTGAGGCGCTGGCCTGGTCCCAGGGGCTGCTGCTGTGGCTGCTGCTGAGCGCGGCCGGGGTGTGGGCACCCGGGGGGCCACTGCGGCCGCTGTGCCGGCCCATCAACGCCACCCTGGCCGCTGAGAACGAGGCCTGCCCTGTCTGCATCACCTTCACCACCAGCATCTGTGCCGGCTACTGCCCCAGCATGGTGAGCTGCCCGGGGTGGGTGGGTGCTGCCACCTCAGCTCCAGGTGGATTACTCAGGGCCAGGCCCACAGAAGACAGGAAGTGGCCCCGGGGGTAGAAAGGTGGCCCGCCGcccggggcaggggctgggcgtGTGGGAGGGAGAGCACAGATGGTCCTCTGGACACCCGAGTCTGGGATCTGTAGGGTGCAGTGAGGGAGCCTGGGGGAGGGCTTGGCCCCAAGTAGACACCCAagccctcccccccaaccccgccaccTCCAGGTTCGGGTGCTGCCGGCTGCCCTGCCGCCTGTGCCCCAGCCAGTGTGCACCTACCGCGAGCTGCGCTTTGCCTCCATCCGGCTCCCCGGCTGCCCGCCTGGCGTGGACCCAGTGGTCTCCTTCCCTGTGGCCCTCAGCTGTCACTGCGGGCCCTGCCGCCTCAGCAGCTCTGACTGTGGGGGTCCCAGAGCCCAGCCCTCGGCCTGTGACCGCCCCCCTCGCCCAGGCCTCCTCTTCCTCTGAGGATCCCCACCCCAACCTCCCATGCCCACCTCAACTCCTGGAGCCAGCAGACGCTCCTCCCCATGCCTCCTAATAAAGACTTCTCAAACCGCACTCTGGGGGTGTCCTTCTGGGGTCTCAGGGTGTGTGCGCCTGTGtacgtgcacacgcacacacaacacacacaataGGTCCAGTTTCAGAGCCATTTTATACAAAGTCACAGTGTCAGAACTCTGGGAGGAAATGGGGAAGCGGGGGTGAAGGTGATATCAGCTCAGGAGGTGTCCATGGTTTCACCTTCTGTCGGGAGAAGGAAGGCCACGTGGTCAGTGTGGCCCCGAGGGCAGGGCCTGAGCTCTCCAGGctgggctccctcctccctctctggggCAGGCGGGGAGGGGGACACTCACTGAGCTCATTGAAGAGGAAGGCGTCCTGGTACTCCTTCATGTACTGCGTGGAGCGCGACTCATCCAGGAAGAGCGAGTAGACCCGCTTGATGTCATCCACCTGTACCTCGGTGCCCTGATAGGGGAACTGAGACCTCAGTGGGGCCCCTCCCAGGAGGTGGGTCAGGGTGAGGACTCTGGGGCCAGGtcgcctggattcaaatcctgctgTGGCCACCTCGTGGCTGTGggccccacctccccactgctcagtttctttttttgtttgtttttttgcggtacgtgggcctctcactgttgtggcctctcccgttgcggagcacagcctccggacgcgcaggctcagcggccatggctcacgggcccagcctccacggcatgtgggatcttcccggaacggggcatgaacccgcatcccctgcatcggcaggcggactctcaaccactgcgccaccagggaagcccccccacccctcagtttcttcatctgtaaaatggacttaACGGCATCAACTTGCAGCCAATAGATATTTACTCAGCACCTCCCGTGTGTCAGGCTGGGAGCCACAGAAATTAACCCGAGAGACCAAAGTCCCCTGCCTTTGAAAATTTGGGTTCTGAGACTAAATGCAACTGCCCAGGGAAAGCCCTGGGAGTAGTAGCATGTCCTCCACTCGCTCATCTGACCCCTGGGCAGACGCAGCCGCTGACCTTGCGTTTCCGGCACACCAGGCTGGCGGCCGTGATGAGCTGGATGGCGTAGCGCAGCGAGGTCTCCAGCCCGATGCGGGTCAGCACTGTGTAGGCGTCCTCACTCATCTCCACGTCTTCCTCCTCACACCTGCGGGTAGGGGGCGTAGGTGACATTCAGCCAGGGCCGTGGCACTGCTGGGCCTCTGGGGTACACGTGGAGTCCACGTCCTCAGATGCACAGAATGCGGGCAGGGGGCGTAGGTGACATTCAGCCAGGGCCGTGGCACTGCTGGGCCTCTGGGGTACACGTGGAGTCCACGTCCTCAGATGCACAGAAGAGCCACCGAGGCACAGGCTGGGCCCAAACCTTGGGCCTCCTGAGCCTCTCCCTTCCAAGGCTCTTTCCACGAGGTCAGTCACCGGCACAACCCCTCCCTTCTCCAAAGAGCACGCCCCCATCATAGGCCACTGCTTGGATGCCCAGCCCAGTCCTGCTTCTGGCAGGCCCAGTGACCTCCCCCTCAGACCTCAGTGTTGCCACGTGTCAAACAGGGTGGACACCAGCCCTGCCTCTCAGGCCTGCGGCCTGGTCCTGCCCCGGAAGGCCAGGGCGCCCCACCCGCACCGGATGCGGAGGATCTGCTTTGTGTCCTTCTCGCTGTAGGGAGAGGTCGAGACGATAAGCAGGCGGTCCAGCAGGTCAATGGGGATGCCGTGGGGGCTCTGGTAGCTGGTGCCCCGgatcctggggaggagggggaagggaagctgTCAGGGTGGTGCTCTTAGAACCTGGCTCTCCGTTCCCTCTACTCAGAACACCCCACCCCTACCAACCCCCTCGGCCACAGCTCGCTCACTGGACCAAATACCGGTTAGCCTTCAGCTCCGCGCTGGTGTCACTGCCCGACGGCGCAGCCACCCCCTGACTGCATCAATCCCCCTGGAGCTGAGCTGGTTTTAGCTAGATATCTGTGTCCAGGATTACTGGATCAAGGTCCCACTCCGCTGCTTGACACAGGGCTCCACAAGGGATGCAACTGTGCCGGTCCTGTCCCCGGCTGCACCTGGTCCGGCACAAGGCCTGGCACGTGGTGCTAGGAAACAGCAGATTCCCATTATTCATGGTAGCTGTGTTCGACAAAGTGGAGGCGAACACTCAACTAGCAAATACAGGGTTAGGCTcttgtgagcctctggtcacaattTTTGGCAACCAATCAATAGATAGCCCGGTTTCAGGTTAAAGACACcttattcaatatatattattGACTTATTCATGCTGAACTCATAGCCAATAGCACTTGAACTCGTGCCTGAAGGAAGCTCATCTAACACGTGTTTTCTCTGTACGGCACATCCCTGCCTTCTTGCGCTTAGCGACACTGGACAGccgggggccattttaaacagcagaaTGACCAGGAACAAAAAGCATACAATGTGACAAATGTCGCACTAAACAGATCAGGAAAAGGACACTTATTTACAGCACGTGAACTGAAACTAGGAGGCAAAGCACTGCCTGCTTTGACCCTCGCCTGGACGGTCTGCCATGGGCGATTCAATTTTTTCCTGCTCTGCACACGTTTGTGAATGACCGCCAAAGTGTGATGGATACCAATTTGGAGGCTACAAATCAACTGTAGCGAGTAAGCAGATCCACGAATACGGAATCTGCAGAGGAATGACTGCGTTTGCTGCCCCTCATAGGAGACACCCCTGTTCCCACAGCCTGACCTGCAGCTGCTACAAACATGCTCTCAGCTGGTCTCGTCCAACCCTGTCATCTGGATACCAAATTCTGGCCCTGCCACCTTCtacgtgtgaccttgggcaagttaccagGCCATGCTGTCCCCATCTTTAAAACGGggctgagggaattccctggtggtacgggtggttaggactccgcgcttccattgcagggggcacgggtttgatccttgattggggaactaagatcctgcaagctgtgatgcattgccaaaaaaataataacaaaaataaagcagggcTGAGACAATATTACCTCCCGAGCTTATTTTGAGGGGGCCGAGCAGTTCATCCTGGAAAAGGGCCAAGCACAGAGCCAAGGACAACCTGCCTGCTGCCCCTGGTAGCCATGCCCCTGTCTTCCCTGCACTACAGCTGGCACGAGGCTGCTGCCCTGGAGGTGCTGGTCCCTGGGCTACCGTGCAGCCAGGTGCTGCCACACACCTGAGCAGCCCTGGGTAATGGGTCCAAGTGGCCATGCTGAGTGCAGCCTTTGGGCCCCAGCCTCTTGCGAGCTCTCTGccccccacttccttctcccttcctgtggACTCTTGAAACGTAGATGAGGTGGGGAAGAGCCAGCAGGGAGGACATGGCGCAGCGACACCCTAGGGCAGAGGTTCCCAAGCTTTATGGCGTCTGGTACCCTTCACGTCTCAGGAATTTTTCCATGGTATCCTTAGGTCAAGAGAAATACTAAGCTTCGTTCCCTTTATTTCTATTAAGCAGTTAGGTGCAAGCAACTTAACTGTAGTAGTTTCTGCAGCGTCCAAAACATGTCACTGTGCATCCCTTAAAACCTTAAAACATCccacaggggctttcctggtggcacagtggttaagaatctgcctgccaatgcaggggacatgggttcgagccctggtccgggaagatcccacatgcccatgtgggagcaactaagcccatgcaccacaactactgagcctgcgttctacagcctggctccacaactactgagcccgcacgcctagagcccatgctctgcaacaagagaagccaccataatgaaaagcccgtgcaccgcaactaagagttgttcccgcttaccgcaactagagaaagcctgcgcacagcaacgaagacccagtgcagccaaaaattaaaaaaaaacaaaaaacaaaaaaacatcccACAGCACTCCTGTGTTCTCTGCAGTACCCTGGGGTGCCTTGGCAGACAGTTTGGGAACTGGAGCCTTAAGGGCTACCggaacaagaaaacagaaagaacatgGCACCTGGACTTCCTTGTGGAGCAGAGTTGCCCACCAGCCCTGACCAGCCACCTACTTTAGTTTGAGGGGAAAGTACACTGTCTTGTCTGGGCCACAAAGCTTGGGAATAGCCAAGCCCACCCTTCCCTAACGAGGTGATCACCAAACGTGCCCTGATTACCCAGTGACCGTTCCCACCACCCAGAGGTCCCCGTTCTCCCCAGGGGCCTCTGAGGGGCCGGCAGTGGCTCACCGGGTGATGCCGCGGTTGGTGGCCATGATGAGGACAGGCGCCATGTCACTCTCCAGGGCCCGGTTGAGGAACGAGAAGCTCTCAATGTCCAGCATGTGGACCTCGTCGATAAATAGCACCTGGGGGTCAGGGGGGCGGATGTCAAACCCACCTCCTGTGtcccctcttctcccccaccGCAACGTCACCTGCCCTGGCCCTGTCCCGGTACTCACGCCGGGGATGATCTCCGCCTTGCCTTCCTCCCGCCACTCGGCCACCTTGGCATTGATCTGCTCTCGGACTTCTGACTTGATCTCCCCTGTGTCACCTGTGGGAGGCGGGGTGTCAGAGACAAGACAGGGATCCAGGGCCGGAGGGTGGACCAAGATGCAGAAGGATGGGACGCCAGGGACAGAGGGAATAGAGACCAAGCCCCTGGATTGGCAGCACGACGGGAGGGCCAGGGAGTCGGAGATGTCCCAGAGAGGCAACACAGGGCGAGAGACGAACCACACTGACAGATGGAGAACAGGAGTCAGCGAACAGGGatgggggaagaggggaaaagcCATCGTCACGGGGGGGGGGCTGTACTGGTggatgggagagggagaggggagctgCCAGGCCCCCCGGGGCGGGGGGAGACGAAGGCTGGGCCTCACCTGAGAAGAGGGCCAGGAAGCCCTGGGTGCGGGAGTTGATGACGTCAATCTCGTGCAGGGACACCGTGTGCACCACCTCCTTGCGTTTCTGGAGCTCCCCGTCTGGGCACTGCACGAACTTGGTCTATGGGGCCGGGGTGGGGTTCGGTGTGGACAAGGGCAGAAAAGAGCATGAAGGGGGGGCCCAAGGGGCCGTCTGGGGGAGACTGGGGCTCCCTGGAATGGAACTAAGAATCCAGATGGGGGTCACCCAGAAACCCCAGGCCCAAGGGGTAGTCAACAGCACTGAAGGATATGGGGGTGCCTGGAGGACCCCGGAAACCATGAGCCAAGTGCCAAGCTGAGGGACCCCAGCTGTCCTAGACGGTACAGGGAAGAACCAGGAGCACCAGGGACACAGGATTGGGGTGACAGGAGGATCCAGACCCTGTAGGCCCTGGGGTgatggaggagagagaaacatCCTGGTGCCTGACCGAGGGGACCTGGAGCCCTGGCCCACCTGGGAGCCCATGGCGTCATAGTCTCGAGCGCGTGTGAACGAGCGTCCCAGCTTGGAGATCTTGCCCGTGGCCTTGTCAATGGTGATCACATCCCTGCAGGGGATGAAGGGTGGGGGTGAGGAAAGGAAGGGCCAGAGCTCCCCTACCCTGACCACCTGGTGCGGACCCCACTGCTCACCCAGCCTGGACCTTGTCCTTGGTCAGGGACTCAATCATCTTAGTGCCCAGGTCGTATATGGTCTCCATCTCTGTGGTCTTGAGGGTTAGCTTGCCCACCTTGGAGCCCTGAGGGGTGACATGCCAGGCAAGGGGCTCAGAGACAGGCCCAATGTCTCCCGAACACAGCTTCAGAACAAGCATGACATGGGGCAGCTTTGGGGGCTTGACGAAGATATCCATTGTTACAACTGTGGTGACAGCTTCCCGGGTGCGTGTGTGTCAAAGCCTAACATCTTGTAAACCTTCAAGGGCGTGGCTTATTGGCTGCCAATTGCACATtaataaagctattattaaaaatccagtgaagaaacaaacaaaaacctaaaagacAAAATCTATAAAAACAACAGGGACCTAAGGTCTCACAGAATGGCCAAAGGGGTCCCACTGTAACACTCCTTTTCTACACCCAAATGAAaggcggtttttttttttttttttttttcggcggtacgtgggcctctcccgttgcagagcacaggctcctgatgcacaggctcagtggccatggctcacgggcccagccgctccgcggcacgtgggatcttcccggacggggacacgaacccgtgtcccctgcattggcaggcggaccctcaaccactgcgccaccagggaagcccgaaaggcGGTTTTTGATCACAAACCCAGAAGAACTCAGCTAAACAcaactaagaaaacaaaatgccaCGCCCCTCCTCACAAGATGAACAGTCACCAAGTCTGGGCTTTTCCCAGCATATTGGAGTCTCTCCTGTTTCCTGGAATTGTTTCCATAGTGAGGTGCTTCCTTTGTAGGGACAGGTGGCAGCATAAAAGGACCGGGATTGGGGAGGGAGTTAAAGCGAGTTTTGGTTGTTCACTTTTAAAGGGAGGATGTATCCACGGATTTCTGCTGTAATCAAAATCTAATTTAAAGAACTATCTGGAGAATAGCTTTCCCTATATTTAAAGATTCTCCTACcatgcttttaaaattcaaaatttaattgCAATGGATGAGACTAATTTAGGAGGCTGTTTACAGGTGTTAAAAGTGCGAGTTGACCTCCACCCTCCAGCCTTGGGGGTAGCCTAGACTCGGGAGCAGACTCACCGTCCCCGTTGCTGGCCGATCAATCTGGATCTCCACCACCTCCCCTTCGATAATCTCAGTCTCCTCCCTGGGCAGAGAACAGATCTAAGGAGAGAGCCCCTCAGGAATTGCCAACTCCCGTGAGCCCTTGGGTGCAGGATGAGCTGGccagggccgggggtgggggggggacctCCCAAGGCCGCTGGGACCTGGCATCACCCCCTGCTTACTTGATGCGCACACCGATGGAGCGCCGGAAGGCCTGTGTCAGCGCCTCTGTTTTGCTCATCTCCAGGGAGAAGATCTCACTGCCGGCGATGGCTGTGAACGGAGTGTCAGGGCCCAGGGCCTGTGCCATgcctgggaaggaggggaggtAGCCTGGGTAGGTGGGGGCAGCCCTGGCACCAGGTCCCCAATACCCGCTCTGTGGCAAACCAGCTCTTCTCCCTCCTCAggcaggagagcaggagagggggCAGACAAGGAGACGCAGAGAAGGCAGGGGACAGAGGGCCGCATGGGGAGGATCAGAACCCTGCGCTGTGCAGAGGGCAGACCTTATGACTCTATAATCTTGCCAAGCCTTCCTCCTAACCTCTAAGAGCTGTTTAGCCTCAGGGCTTGGGGGTGATGAGCAGGGGTAGAGACAAGGGGCTGAAATTGAAGGTAAGAGTGTAAGACTGTGTAGGTTTGAATCCCGGCTCCAGGGCTTAGCACCGGGTGACCTTGAGAAGTCTGCTCCCCAAGCCGGTTTGCCCCTCTGTGTAATGGGACCGATAACATGACAAGCACTGGCACGGGATGGCACCCTGCATAGGAGCGATTACGAGGGCAGGCAGGGATACACTGGTGCTCAACCATGACTCCGTCACGGTCTGGAACCAGCACAGGGACGGGCCTCCTCTATGGCTTGGGGCCTGGAGCTGGCTGGTAGACAGCGGGGCC
Coding sequences:
- the RUVBL2 gene encoding ruvB-like 2; protein product: MATVTATTKVPEIRDVTRIERIGAHSHIRGLGLDDALEPRQASQGMVGQLAARRAAGVVLEMIREGKIAGRAVLIAGQPGTGKTAIAMGMAQALGPDTPFTAIAGSEIFSLEMSKTEALTQAFRRSIGVRIKEETEIIEGEVVEIQIDRPATGTGSKVGKLTLKTTEMETIYDLGTKMIESLTKDKVQAGDVITIDKATGKISKLGRSFTRARDYDAMGSQTKFVQCPDGELQKRKEVVHTVSLHEIDVINSRTQGFLALFSGDTGEIKSEVREQINAKVAEWREEGKAEIIPGVLFIDEVHMLDIESFSFLNRALESDMAPVLIMATNRGITRIRGTSYQSPHGIPIDLLDRLLIVSTSPYSEKDTKQILRIRCEEEDVEMSEDAYTVLTRIGLETSLRYAIQLITAASLVCRKRKGTEVQVDDIKRVYSLFLDESRSTQYMKEYQDAFLFNELKGETMDTS
- the LHB gene encoding lutropin subunit beta; protein product: MEMLQGLLLWLLLSAAGVWAPGGPLRPLCRPINATLAAENEACPVCITFTTSICAGYCPSMVRVLPAALPPVPQPVCTYRELRFASIRLPGCPPGVDPVVSFPVALSCHCGPCRLSSSDCGGPRAQPSACDRPPRPGLLFL
- the SAXO3 gene encoding LOW QUALITY PROTEIN: stabilizer of axonemal microtubules 3 (The sequence of the model RefSeq protein was modified relative to this genomic sequence to represent the inferred CDS: deleted 1 base in 1 codon), which encodes MAGRTLARRYGPPRSPISGTKVPGSQPSWHLTSSGVAHHCIPPVPFPPPTVQSTVAEPLLLAAKQDLHIWAFDEVTNRWETTSGSAHVPKTHGGPYAQPKAPEPADRTRIVGIKDVAEKLRHRGWRLPLITKHQCSETRAQYTGWPSLDRGATSFIGPQPLELADHNRGGPSQALIPWTKNPQLPAGRPFTISDQGILDRHQLYLTTSARDFQAYSKKELSGYPRKDSMTSWSFGETPQAWGPGPKQPPGPCSSRPLRPPKIRVPRTRPVMPVVPHRGALSLAQESYSPPLHPLRRLDRFCPLELPWGGPHWKPESGTYSVPQAYSTENFNYGSLKPALA